A genomic stretch from Telopea speciosissima isolate NSW1024214 ecotype Mountain lineage chromosome 7, Tspe_v1, whole genome shotgun sequence includes:
- the LOC122667104 gene encoding U-box domain-containing protein 4-like — protein MDVHQRTARFQLERLSSASEPTRIEALCELRLMSKYDPDSRSIIAEAGAVPHLTEILYSSSPLAQENAVATLLNVSISNRKIIMSTRGLLDALSHVLCHPTATPVSIQTAAATLYSLLIEEENRPIIGSKLDIVESLITITRDTTSPATIKETLKALFAISLYPLNRSAMVELGAVPTLFSLIVRDGQIGLVEDATAVIAQVAGCSESGDAFRKVSGLTVLMDLLDPSTASSVRVRENTVSALLNLVQCGGEKSVSEVKEMSVGALDGIRDVAESGSAKAKSKGTALLKVLSGEDRDKASKDPRFDYNLDR, from the coding sequence ATGGACGTGCATCAGAGAACCGCTCGGTTTCAGTTAGAGAGACTGAGCTCCGCATCGGAGCCAACCCGAATTGAAGCTCTCTGTGAGCTTCGCCTTATGTCCAAATACGACCCAGACAGCCGTTCCATCATTGCCGAAGCCGGAGCAGTTCCTCATCTCACCGAAATCCTCTACTCCTCTTCTCCACTCGCCCAAGAAAACGCCGTAGCAACACTCCTCAACGTCTCAATCTCGAATCGAAAGATCATTATGTCGACACGTGGCCTCCTGGACGCCCTCTCCCACGTCCTTTGCCACCCAACCGCCACCCCTGTCAGCATTCAAACTGCCGCTGCAACCCTCTACAGCCTCCTCATCGAAGAAGAAAACCGCCCCATCATCGGAAGCAAACTAGACATCGTTGAATCCCTTATTACCATCACGCGTGACACAACTTCTCCTGCGACTATCAAGGAGACTCTCAAAGCCCTCTTCGCCATCTCACTCTACCCTCTAAACCGTTCAGCCATGGTCGAATTGGGTGCGGTTCCCACTCTTTTCTCGCTCATAGTGAGGGATGGGCAAATTGGGCTTGTGGAGGATGCGACGGCGGTGATTGCACAGGTCGCCGGATGCAGCGAGAGTGGGGACGCCTTCAGGAAGGTGTCTGGTTTGACGGTTTTGATGGATTTGTTGGACCCATCGACGGCGTCGAGCGTTAGGGTAAGGGAGAATACGGTTTCGGCGTTGTTGAATTTGGTGCAGTGTGGAGGAGAGAAGAGTGTTTCAGAAGTTAAAGAGATGTCTGTTGGGGCTTTGGATGGGATTAGGGATGTTGCTGAGAGTGGGAGCGCCAAGGCTAAGAGCAAGGGGACTGCGCTTTTGAAGGTGCTTTCAGGAGAAGATAGGGATAAAGCTTCGAAGGATCCGCGGTTTGATTACAACTTGGATCGTTAG
- the LOC122666784 gene encoding thioredoxin-like protein CITRX, chloroplastic produces MAVIQSNASLFTTFTAPRSLPRFPSFSKTHQLNFPSSTTIDRPLSLKRRSKLLCTPQSGKYVREDYLVKKVSAKEVEELVKGERTVPLIVDFYATWCGPCILMAQELEMLAVEYESSALFVKVDTDDEYDFAHDMQVRGLPTLYFISPDPNKDAIRTEGLIPPQMIRDIIDNEM; encoded by the exons ATGGCAGTCATACAGAGCAACGCATCATTGTTTACTACATTCACGGCACCACGATCCCTTCCTCGTTTTCCTTCCTTCTCGAAGACCCACCAACTCAATTTCCCGTCTTCAACTACTATTGACAGACCCCTTTCCCTAAAACGAAGAAGTAAGCTACTCTGCACACCCCAGTCCGGCAAGTACGTCAGAGAAGACTATCTAGTG AAGAAGGTGTCGGCCAAGGAGGTTGAGGAGCTGGTTAAGGGGGAAAGGACTGTACCTCTTATTGTTGATTTCTATGCGACATGGTGCGGCCCCTGCATTTTGATGGCTCAGGAGCTGGAAATG CTTGCGGTGGAGTATGAGAGCAGTGCATTATTTGTTAAGGTTGACACTGATGATGAGTATGACTTTGCTCATGATATGCAG GTCCGAGGTTTACCGACTCTATATTTCATCAGTCCGGACCCAAATAAGGATGCAATCCGGACTGAAGGGCTGATTCCACCTCAGATGATAAGGGATATCATTGACAATGAAATGTGA